TGCTGCGACTCGCGCGTCTCGCCCGAGGTGATCTTCGACGTCGGTCCCGGCGAATTGTTCGTGCTGCGCAACATCGCCAACCTGGTGCCGATCTATCAGCCGGACGCCAACGCGCACGGCGTGTCCGCGGCGCTGGAATATGCCGTCACCGTGCTGAAGGTGAAGCACATCGTCATCCTGGGCCACGCCCAGTGCGGCGGCATCCGCGCCTTCGTCGACAAGGCGGCGCCGCTGTCCCCGGGCGACTTCATCGGCCGCTGGATGTCGATGTTCATCAAGCCCGGCGAGGTCGTCGAACAGCGCACGCATGAGAGTTTCCAGGACTTCGTCACCCGGATCGAGAAGGCCGCGGTGTTCCGCAGCCTCGAGAACCTGATGACCTTCCCATTCGTGCGCAGCCGCGTCGAGGCCGGTGATTTGCAGCTCCACGGCGCCTATTTCGGCGTCTCCGAGGGCTCGCTGTTCGTGCTCGACAAGGCCAGCAAGGAATTCAAGAGTGCGCGCATCGCCGAGTAGCGAAGAGGGGGCAGCGAATAGCTGGGATCTCCATTCGCGGCTCGCCATTCGCTACTCGCCTCTCGTCAATGGTCACCCGACCAGCGGTCCGACAGCGCCAACATCAGGGTCGACACCACGAAGGTCATGTGCACGCCGACCAGCCAGGCGAGCTTGGTCGAGTCGTAGCCGGCGTCGAGATTCATGAACGCCTTCAAGAGCTGGATCGCCGAGATCGCGACGATCGAGGCGAGCAGCTTCTGCTTCAGTCCGGCGAAGTCGACCTTGGTCATCCATTCCGGCCAGTCGGGATGGCCGCCGGGATCGATGCGCGAGACGAAGTTCTCATAGCCGGAGAACACCACGATCAGCACCAGGTTGCCGGTCAGGCAGACGTCGATCAGGCTGAGCACGCCTAGGATGATGTCGCTCTCCTTGGCGGTCGGCAGATGGACGATGTTCTCCCACAGCAGCAGCACGAACTTGAACAGCAGGACGACCAGGCTGACGACGAGGCCGACATAGAACGGCGCCATCAGCCAGCGGCTCTTGAACAGGAAGCCTTCGAGCCCGCGCTCGAGCGGACCCGGCGCGTGCCTGGCGGCGTCCGGCGTCGTCTTCTCGCTCATTGCGTTCCGCGCCTCACCCTGACGACGTCTCCGCTCAGGCCGCTTTCTTCTTGGCCGTGATCAGCTTGCGGTTGATCAGGACCTCCGCGATCTGGATCGCGTTCAGCGCCGCGCCCTTGCGCAGATTGTCGGACACGCACCAGAAGGCGAGGCCGTTCTCGACCGTGCCGTCCTCGCGGATGCGGCTGATATAGGTCGCGTCCTCGCCGGCCGCCTCATAGGGCGTCACGTAGCCGCCCGGCTCGTGCTTGTCGATGACGAGGCAGCCCGGCGCATTGCGCAGGATGTTGCGGGCCTCGTCCGCCGAGATCGGATTCTCGAACTCGACATTGACGGCTTCGGAGTGACCGACGAACACCGGCACGCGCACGCAGGTCGCGGTCAGCTTGATCTTCGGATCCAGGATCTTCTTGGTCTCCATCATCATCTTCCACTCTTCCTTGGTGAAGCCGTCTTCCATGAAGACGTCGATCTGCGGAATGACGTTGAAGGCGATGCGCTTAGGAAACTTCTTATTGACCAGCTCGTCGTTGGTGTAGACGGCCTTGGTCTGCGAGAACAATTCGTCCATCGCATCCTTGCCGGCGCCGGACACCGACTGATAGGTCGACACCACGACGCGCTTGATCTTGGCCTTGTCGTGCAGCGGCTTCAGCGCGACGACGAGCTGGGCGGTCGAGCAGTTCGGGTTGGCGATGATGTTCTTCTTGTTGAAGCCGGCGGCTGCGTCGGCATTCACCTCCGGCACGATCAGCGGCACGTCGGGATCCATGCGCCAAGCCGACGAGTTGTCGATCACGACAGCGCCGGCGGCGCCGATCTTGGGCGACCACTCCTTCGAC
This region of Bradyrhizobium sp. SZCCHNS1050 genomic DNA includes:
- a CDS encoding aspartate-semialdehyde dehydrogenase → MGYKVAVVGATGNVGREMLNILDERQFPADEVVALASRRSVGVEVSYGDRTLKVKALEHYDFADVDICLMSAGGSVSKEWSPKIGAAGAVVIDNSSAWRMDPDVPLIVPEVNADAAAGFNKKNIIANPNCSTAQLVVALKPLHDKAKIKRVVVSTYQSVSGAGKDAMDELFSQTKAVYTNDELVNKKFPKRIAFNVIPQIDVFMEDGFTKEEWKMMMETKKILDPKIKLTATCVRVPVFVGHSEAVNVEFENPISADEARNILRNAPGCLVIDKHEPGGYVTPYEAAGEDATYISRIREDGTVENGLAFWCVSDNLRKGAALNAIQIAEVLINRKLITAKKKAA
- a CDS encoding carbonic anhydrase codes for the protein MISFPQRLLEGYRAFATQRLPTEQSRYLELSERGQSPEVMVIGCCDSRVSPEVIFDVGPGELFVLRNIANLVPIYQPDANAHGVSAALEYAVTVLKVKHIVILGHAQCGGIRAFVDKAAPLSPGDFIGRWMSMFIKPGEVVEQRTHESFQDFVTRIEKAAVFRSLENLMTFPFVRSRVEAGDLQLHGAYFGVSEGSLFVLDKASKEFKSARIAE
- a CDS encoding TIGR00645 family protein; amino-acid sequence: MSEKTTPDAARHAPGPLERGLEGFLFKSRWLMAPFYVGLVVSLVVLLFKFVLLLWENIVHLPTAKESDIILGVLSLIDVCLTGNLVLIVVFSGYENFVSRIDPGGHPDWPEWMTKVDFAGLKQKLLASIVAISAIQLLKAFMNLDAGYDSTKLAWLVGVHMTFVVSTLMLALSDRWSGDH